In Sulfitobacter albidus, the following proteins share a genomic window:
- a CDS encoding DUF874 domain-containing protein gives MGPIYTVQDFLDMTRRRLGVILFVILGGCIAALYWAQSHVHVYRSSEVIQIEQPKIADELARSTVDGSSARRLQLIEQKLMARASLEDVIAKYDLFANLDALKPSERVDLLRRSVSITGVAAAREGFTDDGTISVLTITADMEEAQLARDVAHEFADRTRALMADQRREQTEATLAFFSQQEQQVIDALAALDREIETFRSENDLLLEGGVEFRLAEMAQINESILELDRGIITAQLARTQIDRGGRASTVERAEQEIDAQLNSLTQQRSLLVARRDELRDSVQSSPETQRALAAFERRREQLQAQLEVVATRRNEAQVGFNLETGDQGERLTTIEEAQVPDYPITMSKKRRAIMGGVAATIFAFVVAFLLELRRPVIRSARQMQREVGIMPVVSVPTLEPKFQSSKWRMQREKRRLAGKAGRAARLARQS, from the coding sequence ATGGGCCCGATCTATACAGTGCAAGATTTTCTCGACATGACCCGGCGCCGGCTGGGCGTGATCCTGTTTGTGATCCTCGGCGGCTGCATTGCGGCGCTTTACTGGGCGCAAAGCCATGTGCACGTCTACCGCTCGTCCGAGGTCATCCAGATCGAGCAGCCCAAGATCGCGGATGAGCTGGCCCGCTCCACCGTCGATGGCTCCTCCGCCCGCCGCCTGCAGCTGATCGAGCAAAAGCTGATGGCCCGCGCCAGCCTTGAGGACGTGATCGCCAAATACGACCTCTTTGCCAATCTCGACGCGCTCAAACCCAGCGAACGGGTCGATCTGCTGCGCCGGTCGGTGTCGATCACCGGGGTGGCCGCCGCACGCGAAGGGTTCACCGATGACGGCACGATTTCGGTGCTGACCATCACCGCCGACATGGAAGAGGCCCAGCTCGCCCGCGATGTCGCGCATGAATTCGCCGACCGCACCCGCGCCCTCATGGCCGACCAGCGGCGCGAGCAGACCGAGGCGACGCTCGCCTTCTTCAGCCAGCAGGAACAGCAGGTCATCGACGCCCTCGCCGCCCTCGACCGCGAGATCGAAACCTTCCGCAGCGAAAACGACCTGCTGCTCGAAGGGGGCGTCGAATTCCGCCTCGCCGAGATGGCCCAGATCAACGAGAGCATTCTTGAGCTGGATCGCGGCATCATCACCGCGCAGCTGGCGCGCACCCAGATCGACCGCGGCGGGCGCGCCTCCACAGTCGAGCGCGCCGAGCAGGAGATCGACGCCCAGCTCAATTCCCTCACCCAGCAGCGCAGCCTGCTTGTCGCCCGCCGGGACGAGCTGCGCGACAGCGTGCAAAGCTCCCCCGAGACGCAGCGCGCGCTGGCCGCGTTCGAGCGGCGGCGCGAGCAGTTGCAGGCCCAGCTGGAGGTCGTCGCCACGCGCCGCAACGAGGCGCAGGTCGGCTTCAACCTCGAGACCGGCGATCAGGGCGAGCGTCTGACCACCATCGAAGAGGCGCAGGTTCCCGACTATCCCATCACCATGAGCAAGAAGCGCCGTGCGATCATGGGCGGCGTGGCCGCTACGATATTCGCCTTTGTCGTGGCGTTCCTGCTGGAATTGCGCCGCCCCGTCATCCGCTCTGCCCGGCAGATGCAGCGCGAGGTCGGCATCATGCCCGTCGTCTCTGTCCCGACGCTTGAGCCGAAATTCCAAAGCTCGAAATGGCGGATGCAGCGCGAAAAGCGGCGTCTGGCCGGCAAGGCGGGCCGCGCCGCACGGCTCGCCCGGCAAAGCTAG
- a CDS encoding glycosyltransferase family 4 protein, giving the protein MQIAYILNSYPQPSHSFIRREIRALEAAGHGVTRIAMRPGDTPLVDTQDVEEAAATSYVLRAGAWALLISLVQVVAAGPGRFLAALRLAITCGRRSEVGTLKHLIYLVEAVHVAKLCRAAGATHAHAHFGTNAAAVAMLCEALSGPAYSFTVHGPEEYDAPRALSLGTKVARSKFTVAITSYGRSQLARWAGPDHWHRIKVVHCGVDRARFPDPLPLPDGPPRFVAIGRFVEQKGQLMALDALAGLVKTHPQAHLTLIGDGEMRGEIEARIADLELHTNVTLTGWVDEARILQELQSAHALLMPSFAEGLPMVIMEAMAAGRLVIATYIAGIPELVQEGETGLLVPAGDAAALTHAMQRLADLPADTSARMAAKARTRVLARHDAATEAAKLADLIAR; this is encoded by the coding sequence ATGCAGATCGCCTATATCCTCAACAGCTATCCCCAGCCCTCGCATAGTTTCATCCGCCGTGAAATCCGCGCGCTAGAGGCCGCAGGCCACGGTGTCACCCGCATCGCCATGCGCCCCGGCGATACCCCGCTGGTCGACACGCAGGATGTCGAGGAAGCCGCCGCCACATCCTACGTACTGCGCGCGGGGGCGTGGGCTTTGCTGATCTCCCTGGTGCAGGTCGTGGCCGCCGGGCCGGGGCGCTTTCTCGCGGCGCTCAGGCTCGCGATCACCTGCGGGCGGCGCTCAGAGGTGGGCACGCTCAAACACCTGATCTATCTGGTCGAGGCGGTCCATGTGGCCAAGCTTTGCCGGGCAGCGGGCGCCACCCATGCCCACGCGCATTTCGGCACCAACGCCGCTGCCGTCGCGATGCTCTGCGAGGCACTCAGCGGTCCGGCCTATAGCTTTACCGTGCACGGGCCAGAGGAATACGACGCCCCGCGCGCCCTGTCGCTGGGCACCAAGGTCGCGCGGTCGAAATTCACCGTGGCGATCACCAGCTACGGGCGCAGCCAGCTGGCCCGCTGGGCCGGCCCCGATCATTGGCACCGGATCAAGGTCGTGCATTGCGGCGTCGACCGCGCCCGTTTTCCCGACCCGCTGCCGCTGCCGGACGGCCCGCCGCGCTTTGTCGCCATCGGACGGTTTGTGGAGCAGAAGGGCCAGCTCATGGCGCTCGACGCGCTGGCGGGTCTGGTCAAAACCCATCCGCAGGCGCATCTGACGCTGATCGGGGACGGCGAGATGCGCGGCGAGATCGAGGCGCGCATCGCCGATCTTGAACTGCACACAAACGTCACCCTCACCGGCTGGGTCGACGAGGCGCGCATCCTGCAAGAATTGCAATCCGCCCACGCCCTGCTGATGCCCAGCTTTGCCGAAGGGCTGCCCATGGTGATCATGGAGGCGATGGCCGCCGGCCGCCTTGTCATCGCGACCTATATCGCGGGCATCCCCGAACTGGTGCAGGAGGGCGAGACCGGCCTGCTGGTGCCCGCAGGCGACGCCGCCGCGCTCACACACGCGATGCAGCGGCTCGCCGATCTTCCCGCAGACACAAGCGCGCGGATGGCGGCCAAGGCCCGCACCCGCGTGCTCGCCCGTCACGACGCCGCGACAGAGGCGGCGAAATTGGCCGATCTCATCGCGCGCTAG
- a CDS encoding 4'-phosphopantetheinyl transferase family protein: MITDSDLVAALTASLLPQGVAVAAQIVAPPKGDPPEVEASAVQRAIPQRRAEFHSGRDAARRAMVHLGVTPQPVPMANDRAPVWPEGLVGSITHADGMCIAAVALSTTLAGIGIDLEPAAPLPRELIAEVTTPPERTWLQDQPEAERGLMARLIFSAKEAAYKAQYPLSQSLFGFDGMTLHIDRDTARFTARFTAPQGPFARGQTLAGRYVHAAGVLVTAVTIGHDAARGNRE, encoded by the coding sequence GTGATCACGGACAGCGATCTGGTGGCAGCCCTCACAGCGTCGCTTTTGCCGCAGGGGGTTGCGGTGGCCGCACAGATCGTTGCGCCCCCCAAGGGGGATCCGCCCGAAGTGGAGGCGTCGGCGGTGCAACGCGCAATCCCGCAGCGGCGCGCGGAGTTTCACAGTGGTCGCGACGCCGCGCGCCGGGCGATGGTGCATCTGGGGGTGACACCGCAGCCTGTGCCGATGGCGAACGATCGGGCGCCGGTCTGGCCGGAGGGCCTTGTCGGCTCGATCACCCATGCGGACGGCATGTGCATTGCCGCTGTGGCGCTGTCGACAACGCTTGCGGGGATCGGCATCGATCTTGAACCCGCCGCGCCCTTGCCGCGCGAACTTATTGCCGAGGTCACGACGCCGCCGGAACGCACGTGGCTGCAAGACCAGCCCGAAGCCGAGCGGGGCCTGATGGCGCGGCTGATCTTTTCCGCCAAGGAAGCGGCCTATAAGGCGCAATACCCCCTCAGCCAATCGCTGTTCGGGTTCGACGGGATGACGCTGCACATCGACCGTGACACCGCGCGTTTCACGGCGCGATTTACCGCGCCGCAGGGGCCGTTCGCGCGCGGTCAGACCCTTGCCGGCCGCTACGTCCACGCCGCCGGTGTGCTTGTGACTGCGGTGACGATCGGGCACGATGCGGCCCGTGGCAATCGGGAGTGA
- a CDS encoding sugar transferase — MKKFDTEQPGYGLARLAAASGDLNAHLTLARAVQLHPAACAETREGLYRSVGKRLLETLLVILSLPFFLPVVAVCALALWIEGGNPFYRQTRLGENGRRFSILKLRTMTRDADQVLESYLAANPEMRAEWDDKQKLRHDPRVTRIGALLRATSLDELPQLWNVLTGDMSLIGPRPMMPEQLPMYGNPSHYFALRPGITGLWQVSARNENGFAFRNEVDRTYNTTLSFWGDIALIFRTVHVMLRRTGC; from the coding sequence ATGAAGAAATTTGACACGGAACAGCCAGGGTACGGCCTCGCACGGCTCGCCGCGGCGAGCGGGGATCTGAACGCGCATCTGACGCTCGCCCGCGCCGTTCAACTGCACCCCGCCGCCTGCGCGGAGACACGCGAAGGCCTGTACCGGAGCGTTGGCAAGCGTCTGCTTGAAACTCTGCTCGTGATCCTGAGCCTGCCGTTCTTCCTGCCCGTCGTTGCGGTCTGCGCCCTCGCGCTCTGGATCGAGGGCGGCAACCCCTTCTACCGTCAGACCCGTCTGGGGGAGAACGGGCGCCGGTTTTCGATCCTGAAACTGCGCACGATGACGCGGGACGCCGATCAGGTGCTCGAAAGCTACCTGGCGGCCAACCCGGAAATGCGCGCGGAGTGGGATGACAAGCAAAAGCTGCGTCATGATCCGCGGGTCACCCGGATCGGCGCGCTGTTGCGGGCCACATCCCTTGATGAGCTGCCGCAACTGTGGAACGTGCTGACAGGCGATATGAGCCTGATTGGCCCCCGCCCCATGATGCCCGAGCAACTGCCGATGTACGGCAACCCGAGCCATTATTTTGCCCTGCGTCCGGGTATCACGGGCCTGTGGCAAGTGTCGGCGCGCAACGAAAACGGCTTTGCCTTCCGTAACGAGGTTGACCGCACCTACAACACGACGCTGTCGTTCTGGGGCGATATCGCTCTGATCTTCCGAACCGTGCACGTTATGCTGCGCCGCACGGGCTGCTAG
- the recJ gene encoding single-stranded-DNA-specific exonuclease RecJ — protein MSFLGVEASLTGRRWIGPTAEVSRAAEAMHQRAQLPLAVCQILARRGVAAEAAEAFLAPALRDLLPDPRSLRDMERAAARFVGAVRARERIAIFADYDVDGGSSAALLLVWLRDMGHRATLYVPDRIDEGYGPNDEAMAALARDHDLIVCVDCGTLSHGPIAAAKGADVIVLDHHLGAETLPDCHAVVNPNRQDEDGALAHLCAAAVVFLMLVEAGRQLREAGTRGPDLMAMLDLVGLATVADVAPLIGVNRAFVRQGLRVMARRARVGLAALADVARMDTAPAAYHLGFLLGPRINAGGRVGKADLGARLLATDDPHEAAALAERLDALNSERREVEASVRAAALAQAEARGTEGPLVWAAGAGWHPGVVGIVAARLKEATGRPAIVIGLEDGIGKGSGRSVSGIDLGAPIQRLAQQGLLMKGGGHKMAAGLTVAEDKLEAAMARLGELLEKQGAHLLGPADLRLDGLLMPAAAQVELVEQIEAAGPFGAGAPGPRYVFADMRIFSARRVGESHLKISFGDGAGGRTDAICFDAYDGPLGAALENHGGAHFHLAGRLDINSWQGRRSVQLRLEDAAPA, from the coding sequence GTGAGTTTCCTCGGCGTTGAAGCTTCGCTGACCGGGCGGCGTTGGATCGGCCCCACGGCAGAGGTGTCGCGCGCCGCTGAAGCGATGCACCAGCGCGCGCAGCTGCCGCTGGCGGTTTGTCAGATCCTCGCGCGGCGGGGGGTAGCGGCGGAGGCGGCGGAGGCGTTTCTGGCGCCTGCCTTGCGGGATTTGCTGCCCGACCCGCGCAGCCTGCGCGATATGGAGCGGGCGGCGGCGCGCTTTGTCGGCGCTGTGCGGGCGCGCGAGCGGATCGCGATTTTTGCGGATTACGACGTGGATGGCGGCAGCTCTGCCGCGCTGCTTCTGGTGTGGTTACGGGATATGGGGCATCGCGCCACGCTTTATGTGCCGGACCGGATCGACGAAGGCTATGGCCCAAACGATGAGGCGATGGCGGCGTTGGCGCGGGATCATGATCTGATTGTCTGCGTCGATTGCGGCACACTTTCGCACGGGCCGATTGCGGCGGCGAAGGGCGCGGATGTGATCGTGCTGGATCACCACCTGGGTGCGGAGACTTTGCCCGACTGTCATGCGGTCGTGAACCCCAACCGCCAGGACGAGGATGGCGCGCTGGCGCATCTATGTGCGGCCGCGGTGGTGTTCCTGATGCTGGTGGAGGCCGGGCGGCAGCTGCGCGAAGCGGGAACGCGCGGCCCCGATCTGATGGCGATGCTGGATCTGGTGGGGCTTGCCACCGTGGCGGATGTGGCGCCCTTGATCGGGGTGAACCGGGCGTTTGTGCGTCAGGGCCTGCGGGTGATGGCCCGGCGCGCGCGGGTGGGACTGGCGGCGCTTGCGGATGTGGCGCGCATGGATACGGCCCCGGCCGCGTATCACCTTGGCTTTTTGCTGGGACCGCGCATCAACGCGGGCGGGCGCGTCGGCAAGGCGGATCTGGGTGCGCGACTGCTCGCCACCGATGATCCGCACGAGGCCGCCGCATTGGCCGAACGGCTGGACGCGCTCAACTCCGAGCGGCGCGAGGTCGAGGCGTCGGTGCGCGCCGCAGCACTTGCGCAGGCCGAGGCGCGGGGCACGGAAGGGCCGCTCGTCTGGGCAGCGGGTGCGGGCTGGCATCCCGGTGTGGTGGGCATCGTAGCCGCACGTCTGAAGGAGGCGACCGGGCGCCCCGCGATTGTGATCGGTCTGGAGGACGGGATCGGCAAGGGATCGGGCCGCTCGGTCTCGGGCATTGATCTGGGCGCGCCGATCCAGCGGCTTGCCCAGCAGGGGCTGTTGATGAAGGGCGGCGGGCACAAGATGGCCGCCGGGCTGACCGTGGCCGAGGACAAGCTGGAGGCCGCCATGGCGCGGCTGGGGGAGCTGCTGGAAAAACAGGGCGCCCATCTTCTGGGGCCTGCCGATCTGCGGCTCGACGGGTTGCTGATGCCCGCTGCGGCGCAGGTCGAACTGGTCGAACAGATCGAGGCCGCGGGCCCCTTCGGAGCGGGTGCCCCCGGCCCGCGCTACGTGTTCGCTGACATGCGCATCTTTTCCGCGCGCCGCGTCGGCGAATCGCATCTCAAGATCAGCTTTGGCGATGGGGCGGGCGGGCGTACCGACGCGATCTGTTTTGACGCCTACGACGGGCCGCTGGGCGCCGCGCTGGAAAACCACGGCGGGGCGCATTTTCACCTTGCCGGGCGGCTCGATATCAACAGCTGGCAGGGTCGGCGCAGCGTGCAGCTGCGGCTGGAGGACGCAGCCCCCGCGTAG
- a CDS encoding glycosyltransferase family 2 protein — translation MSVDLSILIPAHNEVGYIEPCLEALLGSDATGGAVEVIVMANGCTDATVAVAEGFAARFDAKGWPLRVLDLAEGSKLGALNAGDAAATHGARAYVDADVVVSPPLMAQIAGALDGAEPRYASGAPRVTAQTSAFSRAYARFWSTLPFCTHGVPGFGVFAVNTAGRARWGDFPDIISDDTFVRLSFAPEERVRVPATYDWPMIEGFGPLIRVRRRQNIGVDEVRALYPQLWDNHDPAPEGAPPMWRRALRDPLGFAAVAAVVVGTKLPRRGEERWARGR, via the coding sequence GTGAGCGTCGATCTGAGCATCCTGATCCCGGCCCATAACGAGGTCGGCTATATCGAGCCGTGCCTTGAGGCGCTGCTGGGCAGCGATGCCACGGGCGGCGCGGTCGAGGTGATCGTGATGGCCAACGGCTGCACCGACGCGACGGTGGCGGTGGCGGAAGGGTTTGCCGCGCGCTTTGACGCGAAGGGCTGGCCGCTGAGGGTGCTGGATCTGGCGGAGGGTAGCAAGCTGGGCGCGCTCAACGCGGGCGACGCGGCGGCGACGCACGGCGCGCGCGCCTATGTGGACGCGGATGTGGTCGTCTCGCCCCCATTGATGGCGCAGATCGCAGGGGCGCTTGATGGGGCAGAGCCGCGCTACGCCAGCGGCGCGCCGCGCGTGACCGCGCAGACCAGCGCGTTCAGCCGCGCCTACGCGCGGTTCTGGTCGACACTACCGTTTTGCACCCATGGCGTGCCGGGGTTCGGCGTCTTTGCGGTGAATACGGCGGGACGGGCGCGGTGGGGAGACTTCCCCGACATCATCTCTGACGATACCTTTGTCCGGCTGAGTTTCGCGCCTGAGGAGCGCGTGCGCGTGCCTGCCACCTACGATTGGCCGATGATCGAAGGGTTTGGCCCGTTGATCCGGGTGCGCAGGCGGCAGAACATCGGGGTGGATGAGGTCCGCGCGCTTTATCCGCAGCTGTGGGACAATCACGACCCCGCGCCCGAGGGCGCGCCGCCGATGTGGCGCCGGGCGCTGCGGGATCCTTTGGGTTTTGCCGCCGTGGCGGCTGTGGTGGTTGGTACGAAACTCCCCCGCCGGGGCGAGGAACGCTGGGCCCGGGGCCGCTAG
- a CDS encoding MupA/Atu3671 family FMN-dependent luciferase-like monooxygenase has protein sequence MARTPDATALVFEDQTLTYAALNAAANRVAHRLIAQGVEVGAPVGLAVARGPDLLIGALGILKAGGAYVPLDPAYPAERIAHYIADSGARLIVTQSALAQALPKGEAAMLRLDSDALSDDDTNPQAGATGDTLAYLIYTSGSTGTPKGVMVGHGNVANFFAGMDQRIEYAEGDAWLAVTSLSFDISVLELFWTLARGFKLVLAGDDSRTELSRGPIAVSDRKIDFNLFYWGNDDGVGPAKYELLLEGAKFADAHGFNAVWTPERHFHAFGGPYPNPSVTGAAVAAVTKNLSVRAGSCVAPLHHPARIAEEWAVIDNLTNGRAGLAIASGWQPDDFVLRPENTPPDNKPAMFAAIEQLRKLWRGEAVEFPTKDGTPFAVVTQPRPVSKELPVWVTTAGNPATWKEAGSIGANVLTHLLGQSIDEVGEKIKLYHAALREAGHDPADFTVTVMLHTYLDESRARAEEIAREPMKDYLRSAAGLIKQYAWAFPAFKKPEGATNPFDVDLGGLGEEEMEAILEFAFQRYFNDSGMFGTVEDGLARAEDLKRIGVDEIACLIDYGIAVPQVLAGLKPLAEVLERSNAGSTLEADDYSLAAQLMRHRVSHLQCTPSMAQMLVTNDETRAALGGLRALMVGGEALPGALADQLMRACGGTVQNMYGPTETTIWSSTQMVTQAEPVAAVGTPIANTQLHVLDEAGRPQPIGVAGELFIAGDGVTHGYWNREALTAERFVANPFGAGKMYRTGDLAAWRADGTLSFMGRADDQVKIRGHRIELGEIEAALSAQPGVSASVVVAREGAGGAQLVGYVTGTPGDEASLRAALSARLPDIMVPTRIVAIERMPLTPNKKIDRKALPAPAAPTVEAVTAAAPVSDTQAAIAAVWQGLLGVAQVRPSDNFFALGGHSLLAVQAHRDIKAALGAARLSITDIFRFPTLEGLAAHLDGGQQTAAVEAPAAAENAPARAETMSKRRAMRAGRTKA, from the coding sequence GTGGCGCGCACGCCCGACGCGACGGCGTTGGTGTTCGAGGATCAGACCCTGACCTACGCCGCGCTGAACGCCGCCGCGAACCGGGTGGCGCATAGGCTGATTGCGCAGGGTGTCGAGGTGGGCGCGCCGGTGGGGCTGGCCGTGGCGCGGGGGCCGGATCTGCTGATCGGCGCGCTGGGCATCCTCAAGGCGGGTGGCGCGTATGTGCCGCTTGATCCCGCATACCCGGCGGAGCGCATTGCGCATTACATCGCCGACAGCGGCGCGCGTCTGATCGTGACGCAAAGCGCGCTGGCGCAAGCGCTGCCCAAGGGCGAGGCGGCGATGCTGCGCCTCGACAGCGATGCGCTGAGCGACGATGACACGAACCCGCAGGCGGGGGCCACGGGCGACACGCTGGCCTATCTGATTTATACCTCCGGCTCTACCGGCACGCCCAAAGGGGTGATGGTGGGCCACGGGAATGTGGCGAATTTCTTTGCCGGGATGGACCAGCGGATTGAATATGCCGAGGGCGATGCCTGGCTGGCCGTGACCTCGCTCAGCTTTGACATCTCGGTGTTGGAGCTGTTCTGGACACTGGCGCGCGGGTTCAAACTGGTGCTGGCGGGCGACGACAGCCGCACGGAGCTGAGCCGCGGCCCCATCGCCGTCAGCGACCGGAAAATCGATTTCAACCTGTTCTACTGGGGCAATGACGACGGCGTCGGCCCCGCGAAATACGAGCTGCTGCTGGAAGGCGCGAAATTCGCCGATGCCCACGGGTTCAACGCCGTGTGGACGCCGGAGCGTCATTTTCATGCCTTTGGCGGTCCTTATCCCAACCCGTCCGTCACGGGCGCTGCCGTGGCGGCGGTGACGAAAAACCTTAGCGTGCGGGCAGGCAGTTGCGTCGCACCGCTTCACCACCCTGCGCGCATCGCCGAGGAATGGGCGGTGATCGACAATCTCACGAACGGGCGCGCGGGGCTTGCCATCGCCTCTGGCTGGCAGCCGGATGACTTTGTGCTGCGCCCCGAAAACACGCCCCCCGACAACAAGCCCGCGATGTTCGCCGCCATCGAGCAGCTGCGCAAGCTCTGGCGCGGCGAGGCGGTGGAATTCCCCACCAAGGACGGCACCCCCTTTGCCGTGGTCACGCAGCCGCGCCCGGTGTCGAAAGAACTGCCCGTCTGGGTGACGACGGCGGGCAACCCGGCCACGTGGAAAGAGGCGGGCAGCATCGGCGCCAATGTGCTGACCCACCTGCTGGGCCAATCGATTGACGAGGTGGGCGAGAAGATCAAACTCTATCACGCGGCGCTGCGCGAGGCGGGGCATGACCCGGCAGATTTCACCGTCACGGTCATGCTGCACACCTATCTGGATGAGAGCCGCGCGCGCGCCGAAGAGATCGCGCGCGAACCGATGAAGGACTATCTGCGCTCCGCCGCCGGGCTGATCAAGCAATACGCCTGGGCGTTTCCTGCGTTCAAGAAACCCGAAGGGGCGACCAACCCGTTCGACGTCGATCTGGGTGGTCTGGGCGAGGAGGAGATGGAAGCGATCCTGGAGTTTGCCTTCCAGCGCTATTTCAACGACAGCGGCATGTTCGGCACGGTCGAGGATGGGCTGGCGCGCGCCGAGGATCTCAAGCGCATCGGCGTGGATGAAATCGCCTGCCTCATCGACTACGGTATCGCGGTGCCTCAGGTGCTGGCGGGGCTGAAGCCGCTGGCCGAGGTGCTGGAGCGCTCGAACGCGGGCAGCACGCTGGAGGCAGATGATTATTCGCTGGCGGCACAGCTGATGCGCCACCGGGTGAGCCACCTGCAATGCACGCCCTCGATGGCGCAGATGCTGGTGACCAACGACGAGACGCGCGCGGCGCTGGGCGGCCTGCGCGCGCTGATGGTGGGCGGCGAGGCGCTGCCCGGTGCGCTGGCCGATCAGCTGATGCGCGCCTGTGGCGGCACGGTGCAAAACATGTACGGGCCGACCGAGACGACGATCTGGTCGAGCACGCAGATGGTCACGCAGGCGGAGCCGGTGGCCGCCGTGGGCACCCCCATCGCCAACACGCAGCTGCACGTGCTGGATGAGGCGGGCCGGCCCCAGCCCATCGGCGTCGCCGGTGAGCTGTTCATCGCGGGCGATGGCGTCACCCATGGCTATTGGAACCGCGAGGCGTTGACGGCGGAGCGGTTTGTCGCCAATCCGTTCGGGGCGGGGAAGATGTACCGCACCGGCGATCTGGCGGCGTGGCGCGCCGATGGCACGCTCAGTTTCATGGGGCGTGCCGACGATCAGGTAAAGATCCGCGGTCACCGGATCGAACTGGGCGAGATCGAGGCGGCGCTGAGCGCGCAGCCCGGTGTCAGTGCCAGCGTCGTGGTCGCCCGCGAAGGCGCCGGGGGCGCGCAGCTGGTAGGCTATGTCACCGGAACGCCCGGCGATGAGGCAAGCCTGCGCGCGGCGCTTTCCGCGCGGCTGCCCGATATCATGGTGCCCACGCGCATCGTGGCGATTGAGCGTATGCCACTGACGCCGAACAAGAAAATCGACCGCAAGGCCTTGCCCGCGCCCGCGGCTCCCACGGTCGAGGCGGTGACCGCTGCCGCCCCCGTCAGCGATACGCAGGCGGCGATTGCGGCGGTCTGGCAGGGGCTTTTGGGCGTGGCGCAGGTGCGCCCGTCGGACAACTTCTTTGCGCTGGGCGGCCATTCATTGCTGGCGGTGCAGGCGCATCGCGACATCAAGGCGGCGCTGGGCGCGGCCCGGCTGTCGATCACGGACATCTTCCGCTTTCCCACGCTCGAAGGTCTTGCCGCGCATCTGGACGGCGGGCAGCAGACGGCGGCGGTCGAGGCACCTGCAGCGGCTGAAAACGCTCCCGCGCGGGCGGAAACCATGTCAAAGCGGCGCGCGATGCGGGCCGGGCGTACCAAGGCGTAA
- a CDS encoding CpsD/CapB family tyrosine-protein kinase, whose product MKDTYLTDATDRMVPSGGSFTRPRRFAVAEPLPDEVVLDLDAVQVPATVDAPLDAAPRDLWQLLHAQEPGKDQHILPGSQAEAEFRATDVSRAFDTLRTRLRQTMRQNGWRNIGVASPTGGCGNTFTAANLAASLARVPSSRTVLMDLNMRNPGLAHTLDMDASATGELRDFLAGDVAISDYILRASDTLAVGLGQAPQYDAAEILQDPATLESLAEMRAALRPDAVIYDLPPLLSYDDAAAFLPQLDGVLLVSDGTQTMARHIKECERVLDGQVPLLGVILNRARASSIESY is encoded by the coding sequence ATGAAGGATACATATCTGACAGACGCGACCGATCGCATGGTGCCCTCTGGCGGCAGCTTCACGCGCCCGCGACGGTTTGCCGTGGCGGAGCCGCTGCCGGATGAGGTCGTGCTGGATCTGGACGCCGTGCAGGTGCCCGCGACGGTCGATGCGCCGCTGGACGCGGCACCGCGCGATCTTTGGCAGCTGCTGCACGCACAGGAGCCGGGCAAGGATCAGCACATCCTGCCCGGCAGCCAGGCCGAGGCGGAGTTTCGTGCAACAGACGTCTCGCGCGCCTTTGACACGTTGCGCACGCGCCTGCGCCAGACGATGCGACAGAACGGGTGGCGCAATATCGGCGTGGCCTCGCCCACGGGCGGCTGCGGCAACACCTTCACCGCCGCCAATCTCGCGGCGAGCCTTGCGCGGGTCCCCTCCTCGCGCACGGTGCTGATGGATCTCAACATGCGCAATCCCGGGCTGGCGCACACGCTCGACATGGATGCGTCCGCCACCGGGGAGCTGCGCGACTTTCTCGCGGGCGATGTCGCGATCAGCGATTATATCCTGCGCGCCTCCGACACGCTTGCCGTGGGCCTCGGACAGGCGCCGCAGTACGATGCGGCAGAGATCCTTCAGGATCCCGCCACCCTCGAAAGCCTCGCGGAGATGCGCGCGGCCCTGCGCCCCGATGCGGTGATTTACGATCTGCCTCCCCTGCTCAGCTACGATGATGCGGCGGCGTTTCTGCCACAGCTTGACGGTGTGCTGCTGGTATCCGACGGCACGCAGACCATGGCGCGCCATATCAAGGAATGTGAACGCGTGCTTGACGGGCAGGTGCCGCTGCTGGGCGTGATCCTGAACCGCGCCCGCGCGTCCAGCATCGAAAGCTACTGA